A stretch of the Parvularculales bacterium genome encodes the following:
- the leuC gene encoding 3-isopropylmalate dehydratase large subunit has translation MTTTRTLYDKIWDAHVVDARDDGTCLIYVDRHLVHEVTSPQAFEGLRLGGRSVRAPEKTLAVADHNIPTLNRADGIDDDESRLQVETLEKNCTEFGVEYLAMDDVRQGIVHIVGPEQGFTLPGTVIVCGDSHTSTHGAFGALAHGIGTSEVEHVLATQTLIQKKAANMRVTVNGTLPYGVTAKDLILAIIGEIGAAGGTGHVIEYAGDTISALSMEERMTVCNMSIEAGARAGFIAPDDKTFAYMKGRPRAPKGALWEAAETSWRQLKSDESAVFDREVHLDAATLPPLVTWGTSPQDVVSIEGRVPDPTALEDDARRNAMNRALSYMGLKAGTPITQIAIDQAFIGSCTNGRIEDLRAAAAQARGKKVAPSVNAMVVPGSGLVKEQAEAEGLDKIFTQAGFEWREPGCSMCLAMNADRLEPEERCASTSNRNFEGRQGRGGRTHLVSPAMAAAAAIAGHFVDIRETL, from the coding sequence ATGACCACCACCCGCACCCTTTACGATAAAATCTGGGATGCCCACGTTGTTGATGCCCGCGATGATGGTACTTGCCTTATCTATGTAGACCGCCATCTCGTCCACGAGGTAACAAGTCCGCAAGCCTTTGAGGGATTGCGTCTGGGAGGCCGCTCTGTGCGCGCACCGGAGAAAACACTAGCGGTAGCCGACCACAACATACCCACTCTAAATCGGGCGGACGGTATTGATGATGATGAATCCCGCCTTCAGGTGGAAACGCTAGAGAAAAATTGCACCGAGTTCGGTGTTGAATATCTAGCAATGGATGATGTTCGTCAGGGTATTGTTCATATTGTAGGCCCAGAGCAAGGCTTTACTCTGCCCGGAACAGTGATTGTGTGTGGTGATAGCCATACTTCCACCCATGGCGCTTTTGGAGCGCTAGCCCATGGCATCGGCACATCAGAAGTAGAACATGTGCTGGCCACCCAGACTTTAATACAGAAAAAAGCCGCCAATATGCGCGTCACGGTGAACGGCACTCTGCCGTATGGTGTGACAGCCAAAGATTTAATCTTGGCCATTATTGGTGAGATTGGGGCTGCAGGTGGTACGGGTCATGTTATTGAATATGCAGGGGACACTATATCGGCCTTAAGTATGGAAGAGCGCATGACGGTGTGCAACATGTCTATTGAAGCAGGTGCACGTGCGGGGTTCATTGCACCCGATGATAAAACCTTTGCTTATATGAAAGGCCGCCCTCGCGCACCGAAGGGTGCCTTGTGGGAAGCTGCAGAGACCAGTTGGCGGCAGTTAAAAAGTGATGAGAGCGCTGTGTTTGACCGCGAAGTTCATCTTGATGCAGCCACCCTGCCGCCTTTGGTGACGTGGGGCACAAGCCCGCAGGATGTCGTTTCCATTGAGGGCCGTGTACCTGACCCCACCGCTCTTGAGGATGACGCCCGTCGCAATGCTATGAATCGCGCGCTCTCATACATGGGCCTTAAAGCCGGAACCCCCATAACTCAAATTGCTATTGACCAAGCTTTTATTGGTTCCTGCACTAACGGTCGCATTGAAGATTTACGGGCCGCCGCCGCTCAAGCGCGAGGAAAAAAAGTGGCGCCCAGCGTTAATGCTATGGTAGTTCCCGGATCGGGGTTGGTCAAAGAGCAAGCGGAGGCCGAGGGGCTGGACAAGATTTTTACGCAAGCCGGGTTTGAGTGGCGGGAACCCGGATGTTCTATGTGCCTAGCCATGAATGCCGATCGTCTAGAGCCTGAGGAGCGGTGTGCTTCAACCTCCAACCGTAATTTTGAGGGCCGTCAGGGACGCGGAGGGCGCACTCATCTTGTTTCTCCTGCGATGGCAGCTGCTGCCGCTATCGCAGGTCATTTTGTTGATATAAGAGAAACTCTCTGA
- the rplS gene encoding 50S ribosomal protein L19, which produces MAAVAAKRDIPNFATGDTLRVNVKVVEGTRERVQAYEGVCIARSGGGVNESFTVRKISYGEGVERVFPLYSPLIESIQLLRRGRVRRAKLYYLRGRRGKSARIAEKRDHTRKKKAPITTSGDDTP; this is translated from the coding sequence ATGGCGGCGGTTGCCGCAAAACGGGATATACCCAATTTTGCGACAGGAGATACGTTGCGGGTCAATGTAAAAGTGGTAGAAGGAACCCGCGAGCGGGTTCAGGCTTATGAGGGCGTGTGCATTGCCCGATCCGGTGGCGGTGTGAACGAAAGTTTTACTGTGCGCAAAATTTCTTATGGAGAAGGTGTGGAGCGGGTCTTTCCCCTTTACAGTCCGCTTATTGAATCCATCCAACTGTTGCGTCGGGGTCGCGTGCGCCGTGCTAAACTTTATTATCTGCGGGGACGACGTGGCAAATCAGCACGTATTGCTGAAAAACGCGATCATACTCGCAAGAAAAAAGCACCCATTACTACGTCCGGAGACGACACCCCATAG
- the trmD gene encoding tRNA (guanosine(37)-N1)-methyltransferase TrmD, protein MTTPSVPWTARVLTLFPECFPGSLGVSLAGQALKKGLWRLEITNIRDFATDRHRTVDGPPAGGGPGMVMRADVLGACLEATHPTDAPYAPIHLSPRGHPLTQDRIQQIANQSGITLICSRFEGVDERFLKSYDTEEISLGDFVLAGGEVATLALIEAVTRLLPEVIGNHTSLEEESFTGGLLEYPHYTRPSFWRGQKIPAVLTSGDHSAVRRWRRDCAETLTRERRPDLLKKYHGDNSKAP, encoded by the coding sequence ATGACTACTCCATCAGTGCCATGGACAGCACGGGTTCTAACCTTGTTTCCGGAGTGTTTTCCCGGCTCTCTGGGGGTAAGCCTTGCCGGGCAAGCCCTCAAAAAAGGTTTATGGCGATTGGAAATAACAAATATTCGCGACTTTGCCACAGACCGTCATCGCACAGTGGATGGTCCCCCCGCAGGAGGCGGTCCGGGCATGGTTATGCGGGCAGATGTTTTGGGAGCTTGCCTTGAAGCTACCCACCCAACCGATGCACCTTATGCACCCATTCACCTCAGTCCGCGTGGGCACCCTCTAACCCAAGATCGGATACAACAGATAGCCAACCAATCCGGCATCACTCTTATATGTAGCCGTTTTGAAGGGGTGGATGAGCGGTTTTTAAAATCTTACGATACCGAAGAGATAAGCCTAGGTGATTTTGTTCTAGCGGGTGGTGAGGTGGCGACACTGGCCTTGATTGAGGCCGTAACACGCTTGTTGCCAGAGGTCATCGGCAACCATACCTCTTTGGAGGAGGAAAGTTTTACGGGAGGATTGCTAGAATATCCCCACTACACACGACCCAGTTTCTGGCGGGGACAGAAAATTCCAGCCGTTCTTACCAGTGGCGACCATAGCGCTGTGCGACGCTGGCGTCGGGACTGCGCGGAGACCCTCACTCGTGAGCGGCGACCGGATTTATTGAAAAAATATCATGGAGATAACAGCAAGGCTCCTTAA
- the ffh gene encoding signal recognition particle protein, with protein sequence MFDTLSKNLSDVFKRLGGRGVLDEATVKVALRDIRHALLEADVALPVVRDLMEKVSKQSTGREILKSVTPVQQIIKVVHDVMIDTLSAGGDAPSELALTGTPPVVAMMVGLQGSGKTTTTAKIAWRFGVQGKSKVLMASLDVNRPAAMEQLRILGENIGVDTLPVVEGQAPVDIASRALTAGRLQGYDVILLDTAGRLHADEALMSEMAAIHKVGTPRETLLVADSLTGQDAINLAEQFHSRIPLTGIVLTRADGDARGGAALSMGHVTGVAVRYLGVGERPDALEIFDAERMARRILGMGDVAGLVEQAERTIDTKKAERIAAKMKKGQFDLEDLAEQLEQMGRMGGLKSVLGMLLPALGRQANNVNAAALDDGLIKRQTAIIKSMTPKERTSPKLLNASRKRRVAAGAGVAVQEVNRVLKMHRQMADMTKKLGRKGGNLEAVAGAGANAGGIMPSLPSARGDSPLPSSLSGRLSSLSGLPTGKSTRKK encoded by the coding sequence GTGTTTGACACTTTAAGTAAAAATCTCTCTGACGTTTTTAAACGTCTTGGTGGCCGCGGTGTATTAGATGAAGCCACAGTTAAGGTAGCTTTGCGGGATATACGCCATGCGTTGCTGGAAGCCGATGTAGCCTTGCCGGTGGTACGTGACTTAATGGAGAAGGTGAGCAAACAGTCGACCGGACGGGAGATCCTGAAATCAGTCACGCCTGTTCAACAGATTATCAAGGTCGTCCATGATGTAATGATTGACACTTTAAGTGCCGGAGGGGACGCCCCCTCTGAGCTTGCTCTTACCGGTACGCCTCCAGTTGTGGCGATGATGGTAGGGCTGCAAGGATCGGGGAAAACTACCACCACAGCTAAAATTGCCTGGCGTTTTGGAGTGCAAGGCAAGAGCAAAGTATTGATGGCTTCTCTGGATGTTAATCGTCCGGCTGCCATGGAACAATTACGGATTTTAGGAGAAAATATTGGCGTTGACACCTTGCCTGTTGTAGAGGGTCAAGCGCCGGTAGATATTGCCTCGCGTGCGCTAACGGCAGGCCGCCTTCAGGGGTATGACGTAATTCTTCTGGATACCGCCGGGCGACTTCATGCCGATGAAGCATTGATGTCTGAGATGGCCGCCATTCACAAGGTCGGTACCCCTCGTGAAACTCTGTTGGTAGCGGACAGCCTAACCGGTCAGGATGCGATAAACCTTGCCGAACAGTTCCATTCCAGAATACCTCTCACAGGTATTGTGTTAACACGCGCCGATGGTGATGCGCGTGGAGGTGCAGCGCTCTCTATGGGGCATGTAACCGGTGTTGCGGTGCGGTATCTCGGTGTTGGAGAAAGACCCGACGCCCTGGAGATCTTTGATGCGGAGCGAATGGCGCGGCGTATTTTGGGCATGGGCGATGTTGCAGGGTTGGTAGAGCAAGCCGAGCGCACGATAGACACCAAAAAGGCAGAACGTATCGCCGCAAAAATGAAAAAGGGCCAGTTTGACCTTGAAGATTTAGCCGAGCAGTTAGAGCAGATGGGTCGCATGGGTGGTCTTAAAAGTGTCCTAGGTATGTTGCTACCAGCCCTGGGGCGACAGGCAAACAACGTCAATGCGGCGGCGCTGGATGACGGGCTGATTAAGCGGCAAACCGCCATTATTAAATCTATGACACCGAAAGAACGCACTAGTCCCAAACTTCTAAATGCCAGTCGCAAGCGGCGCGTAGCGGCAGGTGCAGGGGTGGCGGTGCAGGAGGTTAACCGGGTTTTGAAAATGCATCGTCAGATGGCGGACATGACCAAAAAGCTGGGCCGCAAGGGCGGTAATCTAGAGGCCGTAGCGGGAGCCGGTGCGAACGCAGGAGGCATAATGCCGAGCTTACCCTCAGCAAGAGGAGACTCTCCTCTACCCTCTTCTCTATCAGGCAGATTGTCCAGCCTATCGGGCTTACCTACAGGAAAATCTACACGCAAGAAATAA
- the dapF gene encoding diaminopimelate epimerase has protein sequence MADDFSKISFRKMNGCGNDFVIVDSRRMAGFSPFMMPMFVRDVANREAGIGCDQFILLEEPHKGGDVLMKIYNSDGNPAEACGNGMRCVAHLEMQEKNRERLIVETLWSNSVCEKVGPETVRADMGIPLFKWHEIPLSHEVSDTSRIEFDDIEGITLPTGCAVNAGNPHIVFFVDDLTFTTLELDRVGPLLEHHRLFPEGVNVSFAHTRQEGGVDLKVWERGAGATQACGTGACATLVAGVRLGLTERKVCVFLFGGALDIEWRSENNHVLMTGPVAYDYEGQFDWYNTKRQTGESAP, from the coding sequence ATGGCTGATGATTTTTCAAAAATTTCGTTCCGTAAAATGAACGGCTGTGGCAATGATTTTGTCATTGTAGACAGTCGCCGTATGGCTGGGTTTTCACCTTTCATGATGCCAATGTTCGTGCGCGATGTTGCCAACCGAGAGGCTGGCATTGGGTGTGACCAGTTCATCCTCCTTGAGGAACCTCACAAGGGCGGAGACGTCCTTATGAAAATTTACAATAGCGATGGGAATCCGGCGGAGGCTTGCGGTAATGGTATGCGCTGTGTTGCGCATCTTGAGATGCAGGAGAAAAATCGTGAGCGTCTCATTGTGGAGACTCTATGGAGCAATAGCGTTTGTGAGAAGGTCGGGCCGGAAACTGTACGTGCGGATATGGGGATACCACTTTTTAAGTGGCATGAGATTCCTCTTTCTCATGAGGTGAGCGATACATCCCGCATTGAATTTGATGACATTGAGGGTATTACCCTGCCGACAGGGTGTGCTGTGAATGCGGGTAACCCGCATATTGTTTTTTTTGTGGATGACCTGACTTTTACCACGCTTGAACTTGATCGCGTCGGCCCCTTGTTAGAGCATCACCGGTTGTTTCCCGAAGGGGTGAACGTCTCTTTCGCTCACACCAGACAAGAGGGTGGAGTTGACCTGAAAGTGTGGGAGCGGGGTGCGGGTGCCACACAGGCCTGTGGCACGGGGGCTTGTGCTACTTTGGTGGCGGGCGTCCGCCTTGGCTTGACAGAGCGCAAGGTTTGCGTCTTTTTATTCGGCGGTGCGCTGGACATTGAGTGGAGGTCAGAAAATAACCATGTTTTGATGACCGGGCCGGTTGCCTATGACTATGAAGGGCAGTTTGACTGGTACAATACAAAACGGCAGACAGGGGAAAGTGCACCATGA
- the mtaB gene encoding tRNA (N(6)-L-threonylcarbamoyladenosine(37)-C(2))-methylthiotransferase MtaB — protein sequence MTGQDNDVSVITHGCRLNTSDSDVVRLRAQEAGLKNAVIVNTCAVTAEAVRQARQTLRRARRENPTAQIIATGCAVQIEPQNFAAMSEVDMVLGNEEKLSAYSYTATADENNRVKVGDIMRPRPMNGHSPARSPDRTRGVVQIQTGCNHRCTFCIIPFGRGNARSLAPGHIVAQTRRLVDEGCREIVLTGVDITAYGADLPDRPTLGWMVDYVLHSVPDLARLRLSSLDPAEMDDHLLGLIADEKRFMPHLHLSMQSGDSLILKRMKRRHTREQAIALCGRLRDIRPDIVFGADLIAGFPTETEAMLENSISLVEECGLTWLHVFPFSPRPGTPAARMPPVDPGLVRERAARLRHTGKSSRDAFLDKEKGNYRRVLMETTHKGRTPHFVPVILRNGTATPGDILNVLLEDHEQGVCGGVPVS from the coding sequence ATGACAGGGCAGGACAACGATGTGTCCGTCATTACCCATGGTTGCCGTCTGAACACTAGCGATTCCGACGTTGTTCGTCTTCGCGCTCAGGAAGCTGGTCTAAAGAATGCCGTCATTGTCAACACTTGTGCCGTCACTGCCGAAGCGGTGAGACAAGCACGCCAAACCCTGCGCCGCGCACGCCGGGAAAATCCAACCGCGCAAATTATAGCCACCGGATGCGCCGTCCAAATAGAACCCCAAAACTTTGCCGCTATGTCAGAGGTAGATATGGTACTCGGTAATGAAGAAAAATTATCCGCCTACTCGTATACGGCAACGGCAGATGAAAACAATCGTGTCAAAGTCGGCGATATTATGCGGCCACGGCCCATGAATGGTCACTCTCCCGCGCGCTCGCCGGACCGGACGCGGGGTGTTGTGCAGATACAAACCGGCTGTAACCATCGCTGTACGTTTTGTATTATTCCCTTTGGTCGGGGTAATGCGCGTAGTTTGGCCCCCGGGCACATCGTAGCCCAGACTCGCCGTCTGGTTGATGAAGGATGCCGGGAGATTGTTTTAACTGGCGTAGATATCACCGCCTATGGGGCTGATTTGCCCGACCGGCCCACCTTGGGTTGGATGGTCGATTACGTTTTGCACTCTGTGCCGGATTTAGCGCGGTTACGCTTGTCCTCTCTTGACCCTGCCGAGATGGATGATCATCTCTTAGGGCTTATCGCCGATGAAAAGCGGTTTATGCCTCATCTGCATTTATCTATGCAATCTGGCGATAGTTTGATTCTCAAACGTATGAAACGCCGCCATACCCGCGAACAGGCTATAGCTTTGTGTGGCCGATTACGAGATATCCGACCCGATATTGTTTTCGGCGCTGATCTCATTGCCGGGTTTCCAACCGAAACCGAAGCCATGCTTGAAAACAGCATCTCGCTCGTAGAGGAGTGCGGGCTTACCTGGCTTCATGTGTTTCCCTTCTCGCCTCGACCCGGAACTCCTGCCGCCCGTATGCCTCCCGTTGATCCCGGTCTTGTACGTGAGCGGGCGGCTCGGCTGCGTCATACTGGAAAATCTTCACGTGATGCTTTTCTTGATAAAGAAAAAGGCAACTATAGACGTGTTCTCATGGAAACCACCCATAAAGGCCGCACACCCCATTTTGTGCCGGTAATTTTGAGAAATGGTACTGCCACCCCGGGCGACATTCTCAACGTGCTTCTTGAGGACCATGAGCAAGGTGTATGTGGGGGAGTGCCCGTTTCGTGA
- the ftsY gene encoding signal recognition particle-docking protein FtsY: MSSVKETSLLARLRKGLRHTTTGLGRALPDIVRKKHLDSETLEELEDILITTDMGARTAGRIVGTLADERHDKDITLDELRAHLAGTIAHALALAGKPLVVVESEHRPHVILLVGVNGGGKTTTAAKLSARLKKEGLSVLLVAADTFRAAASEQLQIWGHRIDVPVATTKPGGDAAALAFESFERARIEKIDVVLIDTAGRLHHREDLMAELTKIRRVIKRLDDDAPHDTLLVLDAITGQNAINQAEAFVSGAGVSGVIVTKLDGTARGGIVLALADKLSLPIHMIGVGEGVDDLQPFDAEMFAQVLVGL; the protein is encoded by the coding sequence ATGTCGTCGGTGAAAGAGACGTCTTTATTAGCGCGATTGCGCAAGGGGTTGAGGCATACCACTACCGGTTTGGGGCGTGCCTTGCCGGATATTGTGCGCAAGAAACATTTGGACTCTGAAACTCTGGAAGAGTTGGAAGATATTTTGATTACCACCGACATGGGAGCTAGAACTGCTGGGCGTATTGTAGGGACTTTGGCTGATGAGCGCCACGATAAAGACATAACACTGGATGAGTTACGCGCTCATCTGGCAGGCACCATTGCTCATGCCCTTGCCTTGGCAGGTAAGCCTTTGGTTGTAGTGGAGTCAGAGCACAGGCCTCACGTTATTCTTTTGGTGGGGGTGAACGGCGGCGGTAAGACTACGACTGCCGCCAAATTGTCAGCACGGCTAAAGAAAGAGGGCTTGTCGGTTCTGTTGGTAGCGGCAGATACGTTTCGGGCGGCGGCAAGTGAGCAGTTGCAAATCTGGGGACATAGGATAGATGTCCCTGTTGCGACAACAAAGCCTGGAGGAGATGCGGCTGCCTTGGCGTTTGAGTCTTTTGAACGGGCGAGGATCGAAAAAATAGACGTAGTTTTGATTGATACGGCGGGCAGATTGCATCATCGCGAAGATTTGATGGCTGAACTTACAAAAATCAGGCGGGTTATTAAACGGTTAGATGATGACGCGCCTCATGATACGTTGTTGGTTTTGGATGCTATAACAGGTCAAAATGCTATTAATCAGGCAGAAGCATTTGTGTCTGGCGCAGGAGTAAGTGGGGTGATTGTGACCAAACTGGATGGCACCGCGCGGGGCGGCATTGTACTCGCTCTTGCGGATAAATTATCTTTGCCCATCCACATGATTGGTGTGGGGGAGGGAGTTGATGACTTACAGCCATTTGATGCGGAAATGTTTGCGCAGGTGCTGGTGGGTCTATAG
- a CDS encoding septation protein A has translation MKPLLRLVFEIGPLVVFFFANAQASAVLGTPTDDNIFYATGAFMAATAIALPGAWLVMGRMPVMPIVSGGFILVFGGLTLALQDELFIKLKPTIVNVLFAVILFGGLARGHPLLKTLMGSFIPLDDEGWRFLTVRWAWFFLFLAGANEIVWRTFSTDFWISFKLFGIMPLTFAFMIAQAGLIQRHATAPLGEENHLKDAP, from the coding sequence ATGAAACCTCTGCTTCGCCTTGTATTTGAGATTGGTCCGCTCGTAGTGTTTTTTTTCGCAAACGCTCAGGCGAGCGCTGTTCTGGGAACGCCGACAGACGATAATATTTTTTATGCGACCGGTGCTTTTATGGCGGCTACTGCTATCGCCTTACCTGGCGCATGGCTTGTGATGGGCCGTATGCCCGTCATGCCCATAGTGAGTGGAGGGTTCATTCTTGTTTTTGGTGGTTTGACCCTTGCTTTGCAGGATGAGTTGTTTATTAAGCTCAAACCTACCATCGTCAATGTTTTGTTTGCTGTTATTTTGTTTGGCGGGCTGGCAAGAGGTCATCCCTTGCTCAAGACCCTGATGGGCAGTTTCATACCTCTTGATGATGAGGGATGGCGGTTTCTTACTGTGCGGTGGGCGTGGTTTTTTCTATTTCTTGCAGGTGCAAACGAGATTGTCTGGCGTACTTTCTCAACGGATTTTTGGATCAGTTTTAAACTGTTCGGTATTATGCCGCTTACCTTTGCCTTTATGATTGCTCAGGCAGGGTTAATTCAGCGTCATGCCACAGCACCTCTTGGCGAGGAAAACCACCTTAAGGATGCACCATGA
- a CDS encoding DUF2332 domain-containing protein: MSNTNAPNKLEDIAQSFIDQAGHCAALGSSLMPVLLEAAARDIKDGGIAASLMAEWEGHPVMGALPLRFSGALHHLVLTGHGGELNLFYPTAPDGSYKGNSGDADILWPAVCNVIKEQEETVRAFLSHPPQTNEVRRSAVLLGGFLKIAEAYSLPLQLFEIGASAGLNLNWDKFFYSINHEDGTKVSWGDETNPLTLPIDWHGPLPPLDAPLHIAGRYGCDVKPVDLSDDETVRHLEAFIWPDQPDRLVRLRNAISIARTNDTHVEEADATSWVAQMVSPEKPSKVRVLYHSIMWSYLPETSQNAIRNALEEAGSRADKNTPLAWLRMEHPGPDLNKPPELTLTLWPERQTQRLAVAHPHGASLRWFSSPRGAVA, from the coding sequence ATGAGTAACACAAACGCTCCAAACAAACTTGAAGATATTGCACAGTCTTTTATAGACCAAGCCGGTCATTGCGCTGCGTTGGGGTCTTCACTGATGCCGGTTCTGTTAGAAGCCGCCGCCCGTGACATTAAAGACGGAGGTATTGCAGCCTCTTTGATGGCAGAATGGGAGGGACATCCTGTCATGGGCGCATTGCCTCTTCGCTTTTCGGGAGCGTTGCATCATTTAGTTTTGACGGGTCACGGTGGAGAACTTAACCTTTTTTATCCCACGGCTCCTGATGGGAGTTATAAAGGTAACTCCGGTGACGCTGATATTCTGTGGCCTGCCGTATGTAACGTTATAAAAGAGCAGGAAGAAACCGTACGGGCATTTTTGAGCCATCCTCCACAAACCAATGAGGTGCGTCGTTCGGCAGTTTTACTGGGGGGTTTTTTAAAAATTGCAGAGGCATATTCCCTACCCTTGCAATTGTTTGAAATTGGAGCCAGTGCGGGATTAAATCTCAACTGGGATAAGTTTTTTTATTCAATAAATCACGAAGATGGCACGAAAGTTTCGTGGGGGGATGAGACAAATCCTTTAACTCTACCGATTGACTGGCACGGCCCCCTACCACCGCTGGATGCACCATTGCACATTGCCGGGAGGTACGGTTGTGATGTAAAACCCGTTGACCTGTCAGATGATGAGACCGTTCGGCATCTTGAAGCTTTTATCTGGCCGGATCAACCAGACCGTCTGGTGCGCTTAAGGAATGCTATATCCATAGCACGCACCAATGATACTCACGTTGAAGAAGCAGACGCTACGTCGTGGGTGGCCCAAATGGTATCACCTGAGAAACCAAGTAAGGTACGTGTTTTGTATCATTCTATTATGTGGTCTTACTTGCCGGAAACCTCACAAAATGCTATCCGGAATGCACTTGAGGAAGCGGGGAGCCGCGCCGACAAAAACACACCTCTTGCGTGGTTACGCATGGAGCATCCCGGTCCAGATCTTAACAAACCTCCAGAACTCACCCTTACTCTATGGCCGGAGAGACAGACTCAGCGGCTTGCCGTAGCACATCCTCATGGTGCATCCTTAAGGTGGTTTTCCTCGCCAAGAGGTGCTGTGGCATGA
- a CDS encoding MarR family transcriptional regulator, which yields MDDMSDRSNDTEQSVLSCDFNLETSLCHLLYRARQHVEGQLAHSLSESGLTPRQFIVLLSIRKEEGLTQSDLVSQTGIDSSTLGDMISRLLTRGLVVRRRLKRDGRLTAVRLSASGRRLLERAAPAAEAVERTLTAHISPQNLTQLLETLKRLPDSLLQEEEQSNAVPWERRFSL from the coding sequence ATGGATGATATGAGTGATAGAAGTAACGATACCGAACAATCGGTGTTGTCATGCGACTTTAATCTCGAAACATCTCTATGCCATCTTTTATATCGCGCTCGGCAACATGTTGAAGGGCAGTTAGCGCATTCTTTAAGTGAGTCAGGGTTAACACCTCGCCAGTTCATTGTATTGCTGTCTATCCGGAAAGAAGAGGGGTTGACTCAGTCAGACCTTGTTTCCCAGACCGGCATTGACAGTAGCACTCTGGGAGACATGATAAGCCGGTTGCTTACACGGGGTCTTGTAGTACGCCGCCGCTTGAAGCGCGATGGACGGCTAACGGCGGTACGGTTATCGGCTTCTGGGCGGCGCCTTTTGGAGAGAGCGGCCCCTGCCGCCGAAGCCGTAGAGCGCACTCTTACGGCCCATATTTCTCCTCAAAACCTTACCCAGCTTTTGGAAACCTTAAAGCGCCTGCCGGACAGTTTGTTGCAGGAAGAAGAGCAAAGTAACGCAGTTCCGTGGGAAAGACGCTTCAGCCTGTAG
- a CDS encoding DsbE family thiol:disulfide interchange protein, whose product MLLNRTIFWRFAPFVLFILLGGFLLAALFSEEDIFSPSHETVRYAPSFDLPPLEGLDRGGFSDADLKTGRLSLVNVWASWCAPCRAEHPLLKELAQRQDIQLLGLNYKDDPANARRFLSQLGNPFAHVGSDINGYTALDWGIYGIPETFIVDGTGRIIVRHKGPLTPSVITQLITPALDRATRKAELIPLP is encoded by the coding sequence ATGTTATTAAACCGCACTATTTTCTGGCGTTTTGCGCCATTTGTTTTGTTTATTCTACTAGGTGGATTTTTGCTGGCAGCTTTGTTTAGTGAGGAGGATATTTTTTCACCAAGCCACGAGACAGTACGATATGCCCCATCATTTGATTTGCCACCTCTGGAAGGCCTTGACCGTGGGGGGTTTTCTGATGCAGATCTCAAAACAGGCCGGTTAAGCCTTGTTAATGTCTGGGCTTCCTGGTGCGCCCCCTGCCGGGCAGAACATCCCCTGCTTAAAGAGTTGGCCCAGCGGCAAGACATTCAACTGTTAGGCCTTAACTATAAAGATGATCCGGCCAATGCCCGCCGATTTTTGAGTCAACTGGGTAATCCTTTTGCGCACGTCGGTAGCGACATCAACGGCTATACAGCACTGGATTGGGGTATTTATGGCATTCCCGAAACATTTATTGTAGATGGTACCGGACGTATCATTGTGCGACACAAGGGTCCCCTGACCCCTAGCGTTATAACGCAGCTCATAACCCCTGCTCTTGACCGGGCCACCCGCAAAGCCGAACTAATCCCCCTGCCATAA
- the ccmD gene encoding heme exporter protein CcmD — MMDWLAMGGYGFFVWGGFVLSAVVLGGLTIASVYDLRHQKTLLETLEADQQRTPKA, encoded by the coding sequence ATGATGGACTGGCTCGCCATGGGTGGTTATGGCTTTTTTGTGTGGGGAGGGTTTGTTCTCTCAGCTGTTGTGCTAGGCGGACTTACCATCGCCAGTGTTTATGATTTACGCCACCAAAAAACTCTGCTCGAGACTCTTGAGGCTGACCAACAACGCACTCCCAAAGCCTAA